One Manihot esculenta cultivar AM560-2 chromosome 18, M.esculenta_v8, whole genome shotgun sequence genomic window carries:
- the LOC110606095 gene encoding heat stress transcription factor B-4 — MALMLDNCESILLSLDSHKSVPAPFLTKTYQLVDDPTTDHIVSWGEDDTTFVVWRPPEFARDLLPNYFKHNNFSSFVRQLNTYGFRKVVPDRWEFANEFFKKGEKHLLCEIHRRKTAQPHVAFNHQHHHHPHSPLGVNGPGFFPFSGRVSISPSESDEQPNNWCDSPPLSSPRGGEANASVINGGGYNSSVTALSEDNERLRRSNNMLMSELAHMRKLYNDIIYFVQNHVKPVTPSNSYPSSLLLCSPTSTANPFASNGSLVQKPLNQLLGYYPPTNAKQIPQVQVLNSPSTTSQSTLTILEDSNTNGFKTKLFGVPLQSKKRLHPEYSSSTGNMEPSKARLVLENDDLGLNLMPPSAC, encoded by the exons ATGGCTCTTATGCTAGACAACTGTGAAAGCATATTGCTGTCACTAGACTCCCATAAATCGGTCCCAGCCCCGTTTCTTACTAAAACCTACCAATTAGTTGATGATCCCACCACCGACCACATAGTATCTTGGGGTGAAGATGATACAACTTTCGTTGTTTGGAGACCGCCTGAGTTTGCCAGAGATCTCCTTCCTAACTATTTCAAGCATAACAACTTCTCTAGCTTTGTCAGACAACTTAATACCTAT GGTTTTAGGAAGGTTGTACCTGACAGAtgggagttcgcaaatgagtttttCAAGAAAGGAGAGAAGCATTTGCTCTGTGAAATCCATAGAAGAAAAACAGCTCAGCCACATGTAGCTTTCAATCACCAGCACCATCACCACCCACATTCTCCGCTGGGTGTTAACGGACCAGGTTTCTTTCCATTTTCAGGCCGAGTTAGCATCTCGCCTTCTGAATCAGATGAACAACCCAACAACTGGTGTGACTCGCCGCCTCTCTCTTCACCGAGAGGAGGAGAGGCTAATGCTTCAGTTATTAATGGTGGTGGATATAACAGCTCGGTAACTGCCTTGTCAGAGGATAACGAGAGATTAAGGAGAAGCAATAACATGCTCATGTCTGAGCTTGCACACATGAGAAAGCTTTACAATGATATTATCTATTTTGTCCAAAATCATGTTAAGCCTGTGACTCCAAGCAATTCCTATCCTTCTTCCTTGCTTCTTTGTTCCCCAACATCTACTGCTAACCCTTTTGCTTCTAACGGCTCTTTGGTACAAAAGCCTTTAAACCAGCTCCTTGGATATTACCCTCCTACTAACGCTAAGCAAATTCCTCAGGTTCAAGTTTTAAACTCTCCTAGCACCACTTCACAGAGCACTCTGACAATTCTTGAAGATTCCAACACCAATGGCTTCAAGACGAAGTTGTTTGGTGTGCCTCTACAATCCAAGAAAAGATTGCACCCCGAATATTCTTCTAGTACCGGAAACATGGAGCCTAGTAAAGCTCGTTTGGTGTTAGAAAATGATGATTTAGGGTTGAATCTCATGCCACCTTCAGCATGTTAG